The Thermococcus henrietii genome segment GCTGAAGACGGCGGGGCGCTCTCGCTGAAGGGCGAGGGAACGGTGAGGAAGCGCGTTTTTCTGACCGACATGGACGAGGAGTGGATACTCTGGAGCGAGCTGAAGAAACGCCATCCCGAGGCCGAGCTGAGCTACTCGACGATGGAGCGAAAGGCCGGTCTCGTCCTGAGGAGAACGGTTCCCGTTGAGGTCGTCAGGGAAATCATAGAGGAGCTGGGGCTTAACCTGGTGGCCGTTGATTCGGGCTTCGCAATCCACGTGAAGAAGCCCTGGATTAACAAGGGGACCGGGATAGAGAAGGCCTGCGAGTTCCTCGGAATAAAGCCCGACGAAGTCGCCCACGTCGGCGACGGTGAGAACGACCTCGATGCCTTCCGGGTCGTCGGCTACCGCGTTGCCATCGCCCAGGCCCCCGAAAGCCTCAAGCGGAGAGCTGACTACGTTACCGAGAAGCCCTACGGGGACGGCGGGGCGGAGGCGGTAATGCACATCCTCAAGAAGTTCGGCTACCTGGGTGAGGACGATGAGAATCCGCTGGGCGACCCTTGACGACGTTGGGGGAATAGTCGAGCTCCATACCGCCGGAGAAAAGGTGAGCGGTAACCTCTACGAGCGCTACACCCAGGGTGGCCCCTGGATGGCCGTTGAGACCCTCTCGATTCACCTCAACAACCTCCTGCTCGATGACCAGCTTGTTGCAGTGGCTGAGCTCAACGGAAAGGTTGTCGGCGAAGTGGAGGTGC includes the following:
- a CDS encoding phosphoglycolate phosphatase — its product is MRIKAISLDIDGTITYRDRTLSIDALKAIRLAERLGVPVMLVTGNSVPFAEAAAVFIGTSGPVIAEDGGALSLKGEGTVRKRVFLTDMDEEWILWSELKKRHPEAELSYSTMERKAGLVLRRTVPVEVVREIIEELGLNLVAVDSGFAIHVKKPWINKGTGIEKACEFLGIKPDEVAHVGDGENDLDAFRVVGYRVAIAQAPESLKRRADYVTEKPYGDGGAEAVMHILKKFGYLGEDDENPLGDP